A stretch of Nonomuraea africana DNA encodes these proteins:
- a CDS encoding ABC transporter permease subunit, with the protein MIRLGAPLSRSVAVAGAVALVGALPWLSGKDPALSLLRARSAEQEPTAEALAAIRADLGLDAGPVALTWRWLSGLPRGDAGVSWVSGRPVLPGIASGLGVSLTLMAAAMAVAVVVAAALCAPTALSAARGHAPGGHGARAAMLAAIPEFLLATVSLIVVAVWLDWLPPYGWQEPRHLILPAIALGVPAGGLLGHLADDALRGALRERWVPTWRAAGFPATTVARAAARRAMPALLPQLGLVVVGLTGGAVAVERIFAIPGLGRTALGAAEAQDLPVLQAAVLTLVLLGFAVGVLADLLRRGLLGAALTGAALAPPPPDTSGPRGRALPALLAVVLLTVIGWGLLRDPTTLDTAARLAAPSGDAPLGSDGLGRDVLARVGHGALATVGVAVLVCLAAYLVGLVVGLLPWLTSGAAEMVNALPPVLTGLVVAALHGPGVFGASLAVGLVAWAPLAVHTAALLEEAKAAPHLTAQRGLGSSERRIFWRHLLPAVAGPVARHAVLRLPAIALAVASLGFLGLGAQPPSSEWGLMLAESLPYAERAPWAALAPAAALAALAALAVTVADR; encoded by the coding sequence ATGATCCGCCTTGGTGCACCGCTGAGCAGGTCCGTCGCGGTCGCGGGCGCGGTCGCCCTGGTAGGCGCGCTGCCGTGGCTGTCGGGGAAGGATCCCGCGCTGTCGTTGCTGCGGGCCCGCTCGGCCGAGCAGGAACCGACCGCGGAGGCGCTCGCGGCGATCCGGGCCGATCTGGGACTGGACGCGGGGCCGGTCGCGCTGACCTGGCGCTGGCTGTCCGGGTTGCCGCGCGGCGACGCGGGCGTCTCCTGGGTGTCCGGTCGTCCGGTCCTGCCGGGCATCGCGTCCGGACTCGGTGTGTCGCTCACCCTCATGGCGGCGGCCATGGCGGTCGCGGTGGTGGTGGCCGCCGCACTGTGCGCGCCGACCGCGCTCAGCGCCGCACGCGGCCATGCCCCCGGCGGACACGGCGCCCGCGCGGCGATGCTCGCCGCGATCCCGGAGTTCCTGCTGGCCACCGTGTCTCTGATCGTGGTCGCCGTCTGGCTGGACTGGCTTCCTCCGTACGGCTGGCAGGAACCACGCCACCTGATCCTTCCCGCGATCGCGCTGGGCGTGCCCGCCGGTGGACTCCTCGGTCACCTGGCCGATGACGCGTTGCGGGGCGCGCTGCGCGAACGATGGGTACCCACCTGGCGCGCGGCCGGATTCCCCGCGACGACCGTCGCGCGGGCCGCCGCCCGGCGCGCCATGCCCGCCCTGCTTCCCCAACTGGGGCTCGTGGTGGTCGGCCTCACCGGTGGAGCCGTCGCGGTGGAGAGGATCTTCGCCATCCCCGGTCTCGGCCGCACCGCCCTCGGCGCGGCCGAAGCGCAGGATCTGCCGGTACTGCAGGCAGCGGTGCTGACCCTCGTCCTCCTGGGCTTCGCCGTGGGAGTCCTGGCCGACCTGCTCAGACGCGGCCTGCTCGGCGCCGCGCTCACGGGCGCCGCCTTGGCGCCGCCGCCGCCCGACACCTCGGGCCCACGCGGCCGAGCGCTGCCCGCGCTGCTCGCGGTCGTGCTGCTCACCGTCATCGGCTGGGGACTCCTGCGCGACCCGACCACGCTCGACACCGCCGCACGGCTCGCCGCCCCCTCGGGGGACGCGCCGCTGGGCTCAGACGGTCTGGGCCGCGACGTGCTGGCCCGCGTGGGCCACGGCGCGCTGGCGACTGTGGGGGTCGCCGTCCTGGTGTGCCTGGCCGCTTACCTCGTCGGCCTGGTCGTCGGGCTCCTGCCCTGGCTCACGTCGGGTGCGGCGGAGATGGTCAACGCCCTGCCGCCAGTGCTCACCGGCCTGGTGGTGGCCGCGTTGCACGGGCCGGGGGTCTTCGGGGCCTCGCTCGCCGTAGGGCTGGTGGCATGGGCTCCGCTCGCGGTGCACACCGCGGCGCTGCTGGAGGAGGCCAAGGCGGCACCGCACCTGACGGCCCAGCGCGGGCTGGGGTCCTCGGAGCGGCGGATCTTCTGGCGCCACCTGCTGCCAGCGGTCGCGGGCCCGGTCGCCCGCCACGCGGTGCTCCGGCTGCCCGCGATCGCTCTGGCCGTGGCCTCCCTCGGATTCCTCGGTCTGGGCGCCCAGCCGCCGTCCTCGGAGTGGGGACTGATGCTGGCCGAATCGCTCCCGTACGCGGAACGCGCCCCCTGGGCGGCGCTCGCCCCTGCCGCCGCCCTTGCCGCCCTCGCCGCACTCGCGGTCACTGTGGCCGACCGCTAG
- a CDS encoding ABC transporter substrate-binding protein, which translates to MRSLLAASVILSLLALTGCSAMPGAADAGAGRIDLVMLQPPRSGLNPLSDDAFKLSRWSTAETLVNLDAAGDPQPALATGWSQSDPLTWEFTIRRDVRFHDGTPLTAERAARSLRAAAAAAPKPRILDGVELTVTVKDDKVLVATATPDPLVPHRLSSPQLAILAEKAYQGRTVNPVGTGTGAFVLTKVDGTSGATLERNERYWGPKAKAAGIEVRFVPDGTARAAALRTGEADIVEAIPVSQAALLDSETITEVPMPRTNTLYLNTAKGAFKDPGLRAAARAAIDGKALVTGVYEGRADVAAGLLGPALPWSARRPARPATVEPAPANGTKITLATFTDRAELPEVAAVLRQQLEQAGFEVELVVREYAHIEADALEGAFDAFILSRATVLDSGDPVAYMVSDFSCEGSFNISQLCDERVDAALEEAARTPAGEERRRAILEAEATILNTGAAIPMLHERVLQGDARGVTGSAKDPRERILITTDTHAR; encoded by the coding sequence ATGCGCTCTCTTCTCGCTGCTTCTGTGATCCTCTCCCTGCTCGCCCTCACCGGCTGCTCGGCCATGCCCGGCGCGGCGGACGCCGGAGCCGGCCGCATCGACCTGGTCATGCTCCAGCCGCCGCGCTCCGGCCTGAACCCGCTGAGCGACGACGCGTTCAAGCTGTCGCGCTGGAGCACGGCCGAGACTCTGGTCAACCTCGACGCCGCGGGCGATCCCCAGCCGGCGCTCGCCACCGGCTGGTCCCAGAGTGACCCGCTGACGTGGGAATTCACGATCCGAAGGGACGTGAGATTCCACGACGGCACGCCGCTGACCGCCGAGCGCGCGGCGCGTTCCCTGCGCGCCGCCGCCGCTGCCGCGCCCAAGCCCAGAATCCTGGACGGGGTCGAGCTGACGGTGACGGTCAAGGACGACAAGGTGCTCGTGGCCACCGCCACGCCCGACCCGTTGGTGCCGCACCGCCTGTCCAGTCCGCAGCTGGCGATCCTGGCAGAGAAGGCGTACCAGGGACGCACGGTGAACCCCGTCGGCACGGGGACCGGCGCGTTCGTGCTCACCAAGGTGGACGGCACCTCTGGCGCCACTCTGGAGCGCAACGAGCGCTACTGGGGTCCCAAGGCCAAGGCCGCCGGCATCGAGGTGCGGTTCGTGCCGGACGGTACGGCCCGCGCCGCCGCGCTGAGGACCGGCGAGGCCGACATCGTCGAGGCCATCCCGGTCTCACAGGCGGCGCTGCTCGACTCCGAGACGATCACAGAGGTGCCGATGCCGCGCACCAACACCCTCTACCTCAACACCGCGAAGGGCGCGTTCAAGGACCCCGGCCTGCGCGCCGCGGCCCGCGCGGCCATCGACGGCAAGGCCCTGGTGACCGGCGTGTACGAGGGCCGGGCCGACGTCGCCGCCGGTCTGCTCGGTCCGGCCCTGCCGTGGAGCGCGCGGCGTCCGGCCCGTCCCGCCACCGTCGAGCCCGCCCCGGCGAACGGAACGAAGATCACCCTGGCGACCTTCACCGACCGGGCCGAGCTGCCCGAGGTGGCCGCGGTCCTGCGCCAGCAACTGGAGCAGGCCGGGTTCGAGGTCGAGCTGGTCGTGCGGGAGTACGCGCACATCGAGGCGGACGCTCTGGAGGGCGCGTTCGACGCCTTCATCCTGTCCAGGGCGACCGTGCTGGACTCCGGCGACCCGGTCGCGTACATGGTCAGCGATTTCAGCTGCGAGGGCTCCTTCAACATCTCCCAGCTGTGTGACGAGCGGGTCGACGCCGCGCTCGAGGAGGCCGCCCGCACTCCGGCGGGAGAGGAACGCCGGCGCGCGATCCTGGAAGCGGAAGCCACGATCCTGAACACCGGCGCGGCCATCCCGATGCTGCACGAGCGCGTGCTGCAGGGAGACGCGAGGGGCGTCACGGGCTCGGCCAAGGACCCGCGCGAACGCATCCTGATCACCACCGACACCCACGCTCGATGA
- a CDS encoding endo-1,3-alpha-glucanase family glycosylhydrolase translates to MRAITLLLVLLASSVAVVTPAAAAEKSVTFASTEDSYVSEAGPGKTHHTVTWLSVCTTPCDGANASERGAFVRFTVKDVPANAVDVTMTLDVQSVRTTDTTLEVRPVTGEWTADTLTFDNRPDVGEVIATHKGLTSGGTAKLDVSSAFTGNGSYDFALTSPAGAHGVLHSSRATSGQGPKLTISYDTEAATPSGPLPFAMPSTATLRASERKVFAHYFTPYPISLNNRAGADDYYTKHYLTPTGENNKHLAYGGLLRDRPIPRGVLAGDWQLADMKQEVETAVAAGLDGFTVDVLSLTSAHWDRLNILIRAAEAVDPGFKIVLMPDMTSLKTDAATLAAAMAKLATAKSVYRLADQRLVISPFKAEGQSAAWWQNFMKIMKDTHGITVAFVPVFLNFSANAAAFAPISYGFSNWGNRSPAQQGGIAGNIAKAHELKKIWMQPVSVQDERPNQGIYDEANNTENLRVTWEKSISGGADWIQLTTWNDFSEGTQFAPSVHNGGAYLDISSYYLTWLKTGKAPAITRDTLYLTHRTQFAAARPTSGTQTKFMLPRSGTSTPRDTVEVLSFLTRAATVKASIGGVDKTYASQAGVQAKTFPLAYGTNKASVGAVTVTSPWQVKKDFTVQDLQYHAVSSGRK, encoded by the coding sequence ATGCGCGCTATCACCCTGTTATTGGTTCTCCTGGCGAGCAGCGTCGCGGTGGTCACCCCCGCCGCGGCGGCGGAGAAGAGCGTCACGTTCGCCTCCACGGAGGACAGCTACGTCAGCGAAGCCGGTCCAGGAAAGACGCACCACACCGTCACCTGGCTGTCGGTCTGCACCACCCCGTGCGACGGCGCGAACGCCTCCGAGCGCGGCGCCTTCGTCCGCTTCACCGTCAAGGACGTGCCGGCCAACGCCGTCGACGTCACGATGACCCTGGACGTGCAGTCCGTCAGGACCACCGACACCACCCTCGAGGTGCGGCCGGTCACCGGCGAGTGGACCGCCGACACGCTCACGTTCGACAACCGTCCGGACGTAGGCGAGGTGATCGCCACCCACAAGGGCCTGACCTCCGGAGGTACGGCGAAGCTCGACGTGTCCTCCGCCTTCACCGGCAACGGCTCCTACGACTTCGCGCTGACCTCCCCCGCGGGCGCCCACGGCGTGCTGCACTCCTCGCGCGCCACGTCCGGCCAGGGCCCCAAGCTGACGATCAGCTACGACACCGAGGCTGCCACGCCGAGCGGCCCGCTGCCCTTCGCCATGCCCTCGACCGCGACGCTGCGGGCCTCCGAGCGCAAGGTCTTCGCGCACTACTTCACGCCGTACCCGATCTCGCTGAACAACAGGGCGGGCGCGGACGACTACTACACCAAGCACTACCTCACCCCGACCGGCGAGAACAACAAGCACCTCGCCTACGGCGGCCTGCTTCGCGACCGCCCGATCCCCAGGGGCGTCCTGGCCGGCGACTGGCAGCTCGCCGACATGAAGCAGGAGGTCGAGACCGCCGTGGCGGCCGGGCTCGACGGCTTCACCGTGGACGTGCTCTCCCTCACCAGCGCCCACTGGGACCGGCTCAACATCCTGATCAGGGCGGCCGAGGCCGTCGACCCCGGCTTCAAGATCGTCCTGATGCCCGACATGACCTCACTCAAGACCGACGCGGCCACGCTGGCCGCCGCGATGGCCAAGCTCGCCACCGCCAAGTCGGTCTACCGCCTGGCCGACCAGCGCCTGGTGATCTCGCCGTTCAAGGCCGAGGGCCAGTCGGCCGCCTGGTGGCAGAACTTCATGAAGATCATGAAGGACACCCACGGCATCACGGTCGCCTTCGTCCCCGTCTTCCTGAACTTCTCGGCCAACGCCGCGGCCTTCGCGCCGATCAGCTACGGCTTCTCCAACTGGGGCAACCGCAGCCCCGCGCAGCAGGGCGGCATCGCAGGGAACATCGCCAAGGCGCACGAGCTGAAGAAGATCTGGATGCAGCCGGTCTCCGTCCAGGACGAGCGCCCCAACCAGGGCATCTACGACGAGGCGAACAACACCGAGAACCTCAGGGTCACGTGGGAGAAGTCCATCTCCGGCGGCGCCGACTGGATCCAGCTGACGACCTGGAACGACTTCTCCGAAGGCACCCAGTTCGCGCCCTCCGTGCACAACGGCGGCGCTTACCTCGACATCTCCTCCTACTACCTGACCTGGCTCAAGACCGGCAAGGCGCCGGCGATCACGCGGGACACGCTCTACCTGACGCACCGCACGCAGTTCGCCGCCGCCCGGCCGACGTCGGGCACGCAGACGAAGTTCATGCTCCCCCGCTCGGGCACCAGCACCCCGCGCGACACGGTGGAGGTTCTCTCCTTCCTCACCCGCGCCGCCACGGTCAAGGCGAGCATCGGCGGGGTCGACAAGACCTACGCGAGCCAGGCCGGGGTCCAGGCCAAGACATTCCCCCTGGCGTACGGGACGAACAAGGCGTCGGTCGGCGCCGTGACGGTCACCTCGCCCTGGCAGGTGAAGAAGGACTTCACCGTGCAGGACCTGCAGTACCACGCGGTGAGCAGCGGCAGGAAGTGA
- a CDS encoding amidohydrolase family protein, producing MSTTVVRASYVIGFDGADHVVHRDGCVVYSGDSIVHVGPSYEGPADEVIDAGEAIVGPGFIDLDALSDIDHALIDTWHASSDGLTWSAEYAAGRRAAVFPLEETLFMREYALTQLIRNGITTAMPIAAETHSAWAESYEEFAGIAEIAGRLGLRMYLGPSYRSGVPVMRDGARDVHWEPELGEKGLAEAVRFVRDFDGAYDGRLRGALLPCRIETVTLDLMRATARAAEELDCLVRLHCMQGLTELRLLREWYGRHPLDVLESVGLLGPRLLIPHALYLGTPDAPFEGSPDRLAALAGIVHCPLTTVRYGDALQDFDRYRAAGVNVALGTDSFPPDMIRNMDYGNNLAKLVTGRLEAGSAADYYRAATLSGARALGRDDLGRLAPKAKADLVVVDLSGPRTGPVDDPIRTLLMNCSGADVTTVVIDGRVVMRDRVIPGVDEAAFRRRAQAYFTEMKAAYSTRDHLRRPVEELFPPSFRPA from the coding sequence GTGAGCACCACTGTTGTCAGGGCGTCGTACGTCATCGGCTTCGACGGCGCCGACCATGTCGTCCACCGCGACGGCTGCGTCGTCTACTCGGGCGACTCGATCGTCCACGTCGGGCCCTCCTACGAGGGACCCGCCGACGAGGTGATCGACGCGGGCGAGGCGATCGTCGGGCCCGGCTTCATCGACCTCGACGCGCTGTCCGACATCGACCACGCCCTCATCGACACCTGGCACGCCTCCTCCGACGGGCTGACCTGGTCGGCCGAGTACGCCGCCGGCCGCAGGGCCGCCGTCTTCCCGCTGGAGGAGACGCTGTTCATGCGGGAGTACGCGCTCACGCAGCTGATCCGCAACGGCATCACCACCGCGATGCCGATCGCCGCGGAGACGCACAGCGCGTGGGCGGAGTCGTACGAGGAGTTCGCGGGCATCGCCGAGATCGCCGGACGGCTGGGCCTGCGCATGTACCTCGGCCCGAGCTACCGCTCGGGCGTGCCGGTGATGCGGGACGGCGCGCGCGACGTGCACTGGGAGCCCGAACTCGGGGAGAAGGGGCTGGCCGAGGCGGTCAGGTTCGTCCGCGACTTCGACGGCGCCTACGACGGCAGGCTGCGCGGCGCGTTGCTGCCGTGCCGGATCGAGACCGTCACCCTCGACCTGATGCGGGCCACCGCGCGCGCCGCGGAGGAGCTCGACTGCCTGGTGCGGCTGCACTGCATGCAGGGGCTGACCGAGCTGCGCCTGCTGCGCGAGTGGTACGGCAGGCACCCGCTCGACGTGCTGGAGTCCGTCGGCCTGCTCGGTCCCCGGCTCCTCATCCCGCACGCGCTCTACCTCGGCACGCCCGACGCGCCGTTCGAGGGCTCGCCCGACCGGCTCGCCGCGCTCGCGGGCATCGTGCACTGCCCGCTGACCACCGTCAGGTACGGCGACGCGCTCCAGGACTTCGACCGCTACCGGGCGGCAGGGGTGAACGTGGCGCTGGGCACCGACTCCTTCCCGCCCGACATGATCCGCAACATGGACTACGGCAACAACCTGGCCAAGCTCGTCACCGGACGGCTGGAGGCCGGGTCCGCCGCCGACTACTACCGGGCGGCCACGCTGTCGGGTGCGCGCGCGCTCGGCCGCGACGACCTCGGCAGGCTCGCGCCGAAAGCGAAGGCGGACCTGGTCGTGGTGGACCTGTCGGGCCCGCGCACCGGACCCGTCGACGACCCGATCAGGACCCTGCTGATGAACTGCTCGGGCGCCGACGTGACGACGGTGGTGATCGACGGCAGGGTCGTGATGCGCGACAGGGTGATCCCCGGCGTGGACGAGGCGGCGTTCAGGCGGCGGGCCCAGGCCTACTTCACCGAGATGAAGGCCGCCTACTCGACGCGCGACCACCTGCGCAGGCCGGTGGAGGAGCTGTTCCCTCCCTCATTTCGGCCGGCGTGA
- a CDS encoding ABC transporter ATP-binding protein, giving the protein MTVIQAERLRKVYGESVAVADVSFTVEEGESVAIVGESGSGKTTVARMLLGLETPTSGTITVCGRARGAGRVSSKERRRRAREIQIVFQDPYSSLDKLQRIGDVISTSLSLHFSLTPAELRRRTLDLLESVGLAERHAALLPRQLSGGQRQRVAIARAIAVEPRVLVLDEAVAALDVSIQAQILNLLADLRAPGGMSYVFISHDLAVVNQISDTAIVMHRGAVVERGPTADLLRDPQEDYTRALLAAVPRPGWKPSRRIT; this is encoded by the coding sequence ATGACCGTCATCCAGGCCGAACGGCTGCGCAAGGTCTACGGCGAGTCGGTCGCGGTCGCGGACGTGTCGTTCACCGTCGAGGAGGGCGAGTCGGTCGCGATCGTGGGAGAGTCCGGCTCGGGCAAGACCACGGTCGCCAGGATGCTGCTCGGCCTGGAGACGCCCACCAGCGGGACGATCACCGTCTGCGGCCGGGCGCGCGGGGCCGGAAGGGTCTCCTCGAAGGAGCGGCGCAGGCGGGCCAGGGAGATCCAGATCGTCTTCCAGGACCCCTACTCCTCGCTGGACAAGCTGCAGCGGATCGGCGACGTCATCTCCACCAGCCTGTCGCTGCACTTCTCCCTCACCCCCGCCGAGCTGCGCAGGCGCACGCTCGACCTGCTGGAGTCCGTGGGCCTGGCCGAGCGGCACGCCGCCCTGCTGCCCAGGCAGCTGTCTGGCGGGCAGCGGCAGCGGGTGGCCATCGCCCGCGCGATCGCCGTCGAGCCGCGCGTGCTGGTGCTCGACGAGGCGGTCGCCGCCCTCGACGTCTCGATCCAGGCGCAGATCCTCAACCTGCTCGCCGACCTGCGCGCGCCCGGCGGCATGAGCTACGTCTTCATCTCGCACGACCTGGCCGTCGTCAACCAGATCAGCGACACGGCCATCGTGATGCACAGGGGCGCCGTCGTGGAGCGGGGTCCCACCGCGGACCTGCTGCGCGACCCCCAGGAGGACTACACCAGGGCTCTCCTGGCCGCGGTCCCCCGGCCAGGCTGGAAACCATCTCGGAGAATCACGTGA
- a CDS encoding ABC transporter ATP-binding protein: MSLLTISRLALAVPSGREWRTLVEEVDLTIGGGEAVGLVGESGSGKSMTARAVLGLTPPGARLSGSIVFDGVEVTSLGARELRALRARRIGMIFQDPRAHINPVRSVGDFLTEAMVATLRVPAREAAARAVRLLAEVGIGDGERRLRQYPHELSGGLLQRVMIASVLALEPDLILADEPTTALDVTTQSEVMAILDELRRERGMAMLLITHDLELAAATCDRLAVMYAGRIVEARDAHSLTATPLHPYTSGLLLSRPRLEETVHRLPVIPGRPVAAFEADPGCAFAPRCAHALPACGAARPVFDGTVACTRSAELTLQGES; this comes from the coding sequence ATGAGCCTGCTGACGATCTCTCGGCTCGCGCTCGCCGTCCCGTCGGGACGTGAGTGGCGGACGCTGGTCGAGGAGGTCGACCTGACGATCGGCGGCGGCGAGGCCGTGGGCCTGGTCGGTGAGTCGGGCTCGGGCAAGTCGATGACCGCCCGCGCGGTGCTGGGGCTCACACCGCCCGGCGCGCGGCTGTCCGGCAGCATCGTGTTCGACGGGGTCGAGGTGACCTCCTTGGGCGCCAGGGAGCTGCGCGCGCTCAGGGCCAGGCGGATCGGCATGATCTTCCAGGACCCGAGGGCGCACATCAATCCGGTGCGCAGCGTGGGCGACTTCCTGACCGAGGCCATGGTGGCCACCCTGCGGGTGCCCGCCCGCGAGGCCGCGGCCAGGGCCGTACGTCTGCTGGCGGAGGTCGGCATCGGCGACGGGGAGCGGCGGCTGCGGCAGTACCCGCACGAGCTGTCCGGCGGGCTGCTGCAACGGGTGATGATCGCCTCGGTGCTCGCGCTGGAGCCCGACCTGATCCTGGCCGACGAGCCGACGACCGCCCTCGACGTGACCACGCAGTCGGAGGTCATGGCGATCCTCGACGAGCTGCGGCGCGAGCGCGGCATGGCGATGCTGCTGATCACGCACGACCTGGAGCTGGCGGCGGCGACGTGCGACCGGCTGGCGGTGATGTACGCGGGCCGCATCGTCGAGGCGCGGGACGCGCACTCGCTCACCGCCACGCCCCTGCACCCCTACACCAGCGGTCTGCTCCTGTCGCGCCCCCGGCTGGAGGAGACCGTCCATCGGCTGCCGGTCATTCCTGGAAGGCCGGTGGCCGCCTTCGAGGCCGACCCGGGCTGCGCCTTCGCCCCGCGCTGCGCGCACGCGCTGCCCGCGTGCGGCGCGGCGCGGCCGGTCTTCGACGGCACCGTCGCCTGCACCCGCTCGGCCGAGCTGACCCTCCAGGGGGAGTCATGA
- a CDS encoding ABC transporter permease, which produces MNRLGGLGTAAAVLLAAVAVTTLAAPLLAPYDPDFPDLLSALAGSSAAHPLGADALGRDVLSRLMYGARTTLLGPALVICVSSVVGTALAITAAWAGGRVDAVISRVLDVLFAVPGIVFALITVAVLGPGIPGVVAGLAVAYTPYVARVVRSAALRERSLPYVAAAWVQGRSAFAICVRHLLPNLRPIIVAQSVSALGFAVIDVAAISFLGLGVQPPDADWGLMVKSGFDSAMRGQPLEAISAGVLIALVVASVSVIGDRLGRTT; this is translated from the coding sequence GTGAACCGCCTGGGCGGCCTGGGCACGGCGGCCGCCGTGCTGCTGGCCGCCGTGGCGGTGACCACGCTGGCCGCGCCGCTGCTGGCGCCCTACGATCCCGACTTCCCCGACCTGCTCAGCGCGCTGGCGGGCAGCTCGGCCGCGCACCCGCTCGGCGCCGACGCGCTCGGCCGCGACGTGCTGTCCAGGCTCATGTACGGCGCGCGCACCACGCTGCTCGGCCCCGCGCTGGTCATCTGCGTCTCCAGCGTGGTCGGCACCGCGCTGGCGATCACCGCGGCGTGGGCGGGCGGCCGGGTGGACGCCGTCATCTCCCGCGTGCTCGACGTGCTGTTCGCGGTGCCGGGCATCGTGTTCGCGCTGATCACCGTGGCGGTGCTCGGCCCGGGCATCCCCGGCGTGGTGGCGGGGCTCGCCGTGGCGTACACGCCGTACGTCGCCCGGGTGGTGCGGTCGGCGGCGCTGCGGGAGCGGAGCCTGCCGTACGTCGCCGCCGCCTGGGTGCAGGGCCGCTCGGCCTTCGCCATCTGCGTCCGGCACCTGCTGCCCAACCTACGGCCGATCATCGTCGCGCAGTCGGTGTCGGCGCTCGGGTTCGCGGTGATCGACGTGGCCGCGATCTCCTTCCTCGGGCTCGGCGTGCAGCCGCCCGACGCCGACTGGGGGCTGATGGTCAAGAGCGGCTTCGACAGCGCCATGCGCGGCCAGCCGCTGGAGGCGATCTCGGCGGGCGTGCTGATCGCGCTGGTCGTGGCGTCGGTGAGCGTGATCGGCGACCGCCTGGGGAGGACCACATGA
- a CDS encoding ABC transporter permease — protein MRFLLKRLAGLAVVLLAASFLVYGLLYLVPGGPMAFLLGNRSGTPEQIAAIRAQYHLDDPFLLRYLSWLGDALTGDFGSSLVYRQEVAALIGSRVATTVLLVIYATVLISAGGIAMGLLAGLRGGRVDTAIGVLSSLFLATPPFVIGVLLAIVFAVGLGWFPVFGPGEGLLDRLYHLTLPAITLSLASAAFLARITRASVREELNREHVETARARGFAERHIVRRHVLRNASIPVVTVTGLNIAGLIAGSVVVENIFALDGLGSLFVRAILQRDFAIVQAVVLVLVTAFVLINLLVDLCYSALDPRLSR, from the coding sequence GTGAGGTTCCTGCTGAAGCGGCTGGCGGGCCTGGCCGTGGTGCTGCTGGCGGCCTCCTTCCTGGTGTACGGCCTGCTGTACCTGGTGCCCGGCGGCCCGATGGCGTTCCTGCTCGGCAACAGGAGCGGCACGCCCGAGCAGATCGCCGCCATCAGGGCGCAGTACCACCTCGACGACCCGTTCCTGCTGCGGTACCTCTCGTGGCTGGGCGACGCGCTGACCGGCGACTTCGGCAGCTCACTGGTCTACCGGCAGGAGGTGGCCGCGCTCATCGGCTCGCGGGTGGCGACCACGGTCCTGCTCGTCATCTACGCGACCGTGCTGATCTCCGCGGGCGGCATCGCCATGGGCCTGCTGGCCGGGCTGCGCGGCGGCCGGGTCGACACCGCGATCGGGGTGCTGTCCTCCCTGTTCCTGGCGACGCCGCCGTTCGTGATCGGGGTGCTGCTGGCGATCGTGTTCGCGGTGGGGCTCGGCTGGTTCCCCGTCTTCGGGCCCGGCGAGGGCCTGCTCGACCGGCTCTACCACCTGACCCTGCCCGCGATCACGCTGAGCCTGGCCAGCGCCGCCTTCCTGGCCCGCATCACCCGCGCCTCGGTGCGGGAGGAGCTGAACCGCGAGCACGTGGAGACGGCCCGCGCCCGCGGCTTCGCCGAGCGCCACATCGTCCGCCGCCACGTGCTGCGCAACGCCTCCATCCCGGTGGTCACGGTCACCGGGCTCAACATCGCGGGACTGATCGCGGGCTCCGTCGTGGTGGAGAACATCTTCGCCCTCGACGGCCTCGGCTCGCTGTTCGTCCGGGCGATCCTGCAGCGCGACTTCGCCATCGTCCAGGCCGTGGTGCTCGTGCTGGTGACCGCCTTCGTCCTGATCAACCTTCTGGTGGACCTGTGCTACTCAGCTCTCGATCCGCGCCTGTCGCGGTGA